The genomic window AAGATCATGTCGCGACTGGTCTACCGGAACGTCGACGGCCGGGAGTCGATCGTGGCGGTGCACTCCGTGGCCACCGAGGCCGGTGGCGGCGGGGTGCGCTGGTACGAGCTCGGCGTCACACCGGATCCGGACCGGAGCGTCGAGCTCCGCCAACAAGGCACGTATGCGCCCGACGGTTTCTACCGATGGATGGCGAGCCCGGCGATCGACCGCCGCGGGAACATCGCCATCGGGTTCTCCTTCGGCGGCACGCCGCACTACCCCGGCCAGCGTTTCACGGCCCGCCTGGCGAATGATCGGCCCGGCGTCATGACCCTTCGCGAGGCGGTGTTGGTGGAAGGTGAGGGCTCCCAGACGAACACGTTGCGATGGCAGGACTATACGCAGACCGCAATCGACCCGTCGGATGATTGCACCATCTGGTACGTTGGCGACTACTTGAAAGAGGGTGCGGAGAGCTACTCGACTCGGATCGGGGCGTTCCGGCTGCCGGGATGCGCCGAGTGAGCTCGGGACCCCGTCGATTGCAACTCTTGGGGCTTGCTCCAACGACGCGAGTCCGACGGTCTCGTGCCCGACGCCACCGAGCGAGGAGACCACCGGTCGGTTGCTGAAGCTTGGTGGAGCCCATCGTCAGGTTGTCTTCTGACGGCGGCGAGCCTACCATTCTCCATCCTATGTCACTGAGCGCCGGACGGACTCTCGCGCATTACGAAATCGCCGGATCGATCGGACGCGGCGGGATGGGTGAGGTCTACCGCGCTCGAGACACGAAGCTCGGCCGGGAGGTCGCGGTCAAGATCCTGCCGGAAGAGTTCGCCGGAGACGAAGAGCGGCTCGCGCGGTTCCGGCGGGAAGCCAAACTGCTCGCGACGTTGAACCACCCGAATATTGCGGCGATTCACGGGTTCGAGGAAGTCGATGCCATCCACTTCCTGGTGCTCGAGCTGGTGGAAGGCGAAACACTAGCCGAGCGCATTGCACGAGGCCCGATCCCGTTGGACGAAGCCATCGCAATCGCGTCCAAAATCGTGGCTGCGCTCGAGGAAGCCCACGAGAACGGCATCGTGCACCGCGACCTCAAGCCGGCGAACGTCAAGCTGACTCCGGACGACAACGTCAAGGTGCTGGACTTCGGTCTCGCGAAATCCTGGGTGGACGAGACACCCGAGTCGGATGGATCCCTGTCGCCGACGTTGACGCGGGACGCGACCGGGGCGGGGATCATTCTCGGCACGGCGGCCTATATGAGCCCGGAGCAAGCGAAGGGAAAAAAGGTCGACAAGCGTACCGACATTTTCGCCTTTGGCGCCGTGCTCTTTGAGATGTTGACGGGGAAGAAGGCGTTTCCCGGCGCCGACGTCTCCGAGGTGCTCGCGGCCGTTCTCAGGCTGGAGCCGGATTGGAAGGCCTTGCCGCGCACGACGCCCCCATTCGTCCGAACGCTCCTCGAGCGCTGTTTGAGAAAAGACGCCAGGTCGCGTATGCGTGACATGGGCGACGTTCGCGTCGCGCTCGAGGAAGGCCCCGGTGATGAGACGCTCGAGCCGCGCGAGAGCGGCAAGATGCTCTGGATCGCGGCCGCGATTGCGATGGCGCTTGCGGCCTTCTTTTCCTTCTCGTTCTATGGAGCGAGGACATCGGCTAGCCCGGAAGGCGTCATGCGCTTTGAGCTTCAGCGCCCTGGCGTGCTGCGTGAAGACAGTGGCTCCGCCGTCGCGATCTCGCCGGACGGCCGCCACATCGCCTACGTCTTGACGGCCGCGGACGAGCCGCTCGCCCTCGGTTCCGAGTCGGCACCCAACCGCCGTGGAGGCATCCTGCTGCGAGACATCGGAAAGAGCGAGGGAGAGATCGTCGACGGCTCTCGAGGGGCCATGCAGCCATTCTTCTCGCCGGACAGCGAGTGGCTCGCTTTTTTTGCAGACCAGAAGCTCAAAAAAGTTCACGTCGACGGGGGGCTCGCGACGGTCGTCTGCGACGCTCCCGGAAGCCGTGGAGGCACGTGGGGCGCGGACGGTACCATCGTCTTCGCACCCGGCGATACGGCCGGTGTCGGACTGAAGCGCGTGTCGGCGGACGGGGGAACGCCGGAGCCGGTCACGAATCTGGGTAACGGCGAGCTCCATCGGTGGCCACGCTTTCTGCCGTCGGGGGAGTTGATGTACACGGTCTTGAGCGGTGGTTTTCACGTGCAGCTCCGGGCGTTGTCGCGCTCCGGGGAGACGAAGATCGTTCAGGACGGCGCGTCCGATGCACGTTATCTGCCGAGCGGGCACCTTCTCTTCTGGAGAGAGGGGGATTATCTCGCGGCGCCATTCGACTCGGCGACGCTCGAGGTCACGGGGCCGGCCGTGCCTGTCGTCGAGGACGTCGAGCTCGCGACCCTCGCGACCTACACGGTTTCTCACTTGGATGTGTCGGAAACTGGCTCGTTGATCTATCTGCAGGGCGCCACGGATGTCTACGACTTGGTGAGCGTCAGGCGCTCGGGTGAGAAGGAGTCCCTCGTCAGCGAGCCCGACCGGTTTCTCCAGCCTCGTTTTTCGCCGGACGGGGAGCGGCTCGCTCTTCTCAAACCGTCCACGTCCATCGCCGCGGAAGACCTGTGGGTTTACGATCTGAGGCTCGGCGCGATGACCCGCTTCACGGTCGATCCGGAATACGACATCACACCCGCCTGGTCTCCCGACGGCAGGCACATTGTCTTCGCGTCACGAAGAGACGGCGCCAATTTCAACCTCTA from Vicinamibacteria bacterium includes these protein-coding regions:
- a CDS encoding protein kinase, which gives rise to MSLSAGRTLAHYEIAGSIGRGGMGEVYRARDTKLGREVAVKILPEEFAGDEERLARFRREAKLLATLNHPNIAAIHGFEEVDAIHFLVLELVEGETLAERIARGPIPLDEAIAIASKIVAALEEAHENGIVHRDLKPANVKLTPDDNVKVLDFGLAKSWVDETPESDGSLSPTLTRDATGAGIILGTAAYMSPEQAKGKKVDKRTDIFAFGAVLFEMLTGKKAFPGADVSEVLAAVLRLEPDWKALPRTTPPFVRTLLERCLRKDARSRMRDMGDVRVALEEGPGDETLEPRESGKMLWIAAAIAMALAAFFSFSFYGARTSASPEGVMRFELQRPGVLREDSGSAVAISPDGRHIAYVLTAADEPLALGSESAPNRRGGILLRDIGKSEGEIVDGSRGAMQPFFSPDSEWLAFFADQKLKKVHVDGGLATVVCDAPGSRGGTWGADGTIVFAPGDTAGVGLKRVSADGGTPEPVTNLGNGELHRWPRFLPSGELMYTVLSGGFHVQLRALSRSGETKIVQDGASDARYLPSGHLLFWREGDYLAAPFDSATLEVTGPAVPVVEDVELATLATYTVSHLDVSETGSLIYLQGATDVYDLVSVRRSGEKESLVSEPDRFLQPRFSPDGERLALLKPSTSIAAEDLWVYDLRLGAMTRFTVDPEYDITPAWSPDGRHIVFASRRDGANFNLYRKRADGSDAVERLTDDPSSHHLGDFSPDGVHLAWNRFAAPDTNTGFDVYVLDLEEGTSVPIRNTAFEESDPSFSPDGRFVAFMSNESGRFEVYVQPFPGSGAKWQVSTDGGWFPVFGPGREIFYQATTSDGETRFMVVDYAVEGAQMRPSRPRELFRGPYAMGPRTEYDVSPDGERIVALLRTDVGPHPVTLVLNWFEELERLVPTGR